A genomic window from Acidobacteriota bacterium includes:
- a CDS encoding copper resistance protein CopC, which translates to MEPMKTLGWCLVLVVASVAFVTAHMVVQKTLPEAGAVLAESPHHVQIWFTQAPDPAISRLTLEGASGAVTLGDTQVRDDKSLMAMLPSKLEAGTYTVNWRTAGDDGHTQRGDFSFTVRAAD; encoded by the coding sequence ATGGAGCCCATGAAGACCTTGGGATGGTGTCTCGTGCTGGTCGTCGCGTCGGTCGCGTTCGTCACGGCGCACATGGTGGTGCAGAAGACGCTGCCGGAGGCCGGCGCCGTCCTGGCGGAGTCGCCGCACCACGTTCAGATCTGGTTCACGCAGGCGCCCGATCCGGCCATCAGCCGGCTGACTCTCGAGGGGGCGAGCGGCGCGGTCACGCTCGGCGACACCCAGGTGCGGGACGACAAGTCGCTGATGGCGATGCTGCCATCGAAGCTGGAAGCGGGGACCTACACCGTCAACTGGCGGACCGCCGGCGACGACGGGCACACGCAGCGGGGCGACTTCTCGTTCACGGTCCGCGCGGCCGACTAG
- a CDS encoding DSD1 family PLP-dependent enzyme, protein MTMPFSRRHFLQTAGAGAAVWVPSAVHGYTGAEMARRAEQSGGELTPLGLSMWDLDTPALVVDLDALEANIATMQRTVTSNGIASRPHAKTHKCPAIARLQLETGSVGICVAKVSEAQVLFDHGIDKLLLTTSNVTPLKIRRAMSLRKWCDGFVQTTDTAANARDLSAAAEAAGVVADIVVDVDPGGHRTGITPGAPALELAQLVDRLPGLRLRGMLCYDGGSQHVKGFEARQSQTLERLAAAAETRERFQRSGLNTEIFSGGGTGTYNIDHQTPGLTDVQVGSYVFMDAQYIDIGGADDPDVYSDFQPALTILTTVLNAQYEGRATTDAGAKACTINRPWARIKGETGMSYTSGSDEFGSIRYESDASRTYAVGDKLELIVSHCDPVVNLYDQMYAVRNGTVEAVWAIAARGRST, encoded by the coding sequence ATGACCATGCCCTTCTCACGTCGCCACTTCCTGCAGACGGCCGGCGCCGGCGCCGCCGTCTGGGTGCCCTCCGCGGTCCACGGCTACACGGGGGCTGAAATGGCCCGCCGCGCGGAGCAGTCCGGGGGCGAGCTGACCCCGCTCGGTCTGTCGATGTGGGATCTCGACACGCCGGCGCTCGTGGTGGATCTCGACGCGCTCGAGGCCAACATCGCTACCATGCAGCGCACCGTGACGAGCAACGGCATCGCGAGCCGGCCGCACGCGAAGACCCACAAGTGCCCGGCGATCGCCCGCCTGCAGCTCGAAACCGGGTCGGTCGGGATCTGCGTCGCCAAGGTGAGCGAGGCGCAGGTGCTCTTCGACCACGGCATCGACAAGCTGCTGCTCACGACGAGCAACGTCACGCCGCTGAAGATCCGCCGTGCGATGAGCCTGCGGAAATGGTGCGACGGCTTCGTCCAGACCACCGACACCGCCGCTAACGCACGGGATCTCTCCGCGGCGGCCGAGGCGGCCGGGGTCGTGGCCGACATCGTCGTCGACGTGGACCCGGGCGGTCACCGGACCGGGATCACTCCGGGCGCGCCGGCCCTGGAGCTGGCCCAACTCGTCGACCGGCTGCCCGGGCTGCGGCTGCGCGGCATGCTCTGCTACGACGGCGGATCCCAGCACGTCAAGGGCTTCGAGGCGCGTCAGTCGCAGACGCTGGAGCGGCTGGCGGCGGCGGCCGAGACCCGCGAGCGGTTCCAACGCTCCGGCCTGAACACCGAGATCTTCAGCGGCGGCGGGACCGGCACCTACAACATCGACCACCAGACGCCCGGCCTGACCGACGTGCAGGTCGGCAGCTACGTCTTCATGGACGCACAGTACATCGACATCGGCGGGGCCGACGATCCCGATGTCTACAGCGACTTCCAGCCGGCCCTGACCATTCTGACCACGGTGCTCAACGCGCAGTACGAGGGGCGGGCGACGACCGACGCCGGCGCCAAGGCGTGCACCATCAACCGCCCGTGGGCGCGGATCAAGGGCGAGACCGGCATGAGCTACACGTCCGGGTCGGACGAGTTCGGCTCGATCCGCTACGAGAGCGACGCCAGCCGGACCTATGCGGTCGGCGACAAGCTGGAGCTGATCGTCTCGCACTGCGATCCGGTGGTGAACCTGTACGATCAGATGTACGCCGTCCGCAACGGTACCGTCGAGGCCGTGTGGGCCATCGCCGCGCGGGGCCGCTCGACCTGA